The genomic segment tttaaattatgttatttatttttttgtttttttgcaatgatgaatactttttttgtttaattttttgtgttcagctgtaaaatggccctttttgttccaataaatactatttttttctttaaaaacaatgaaattgtgtacatatatatcacacaagcactactgcatcattagtttaatatgtttttattccaattgtcttttgtagacttattaaaaaaaaaacattgaatgatgaatactttttttgaccgctgtaaacTCTTTTTTTGgtctcagattaatatttcgatgtgttgcaaacggaatgacgaaattagtattaaaTTCTGCAGCTATTACAACTTCCACAACTACCAAACCATGCGAACAGATTTAATAAAATGTCTCTCTGTAAATGGTGATAACTGTTGAAGATATTTGATACCTACATGAGGGATTGCAGATTTAGAACAGACGTTCATACCGTGGCGAAGCTTAAAAGTCTTTGCCTTAGTTTCGTGATTGCAAACAACACGAATGACTCAAAGTACACTTGCTTTTGCTAAAATGTCAAACTAATTATACTCGTACATATTCAACTGGTTGTTTGACTTTCTTGACGATAAAAAATAATCTTAATTATGGCAATTTTTCCATGAGGGTTAACTTAATATTTTGTGTTTTATACCACGGTTTAAAAGACTAAATAGCGAACGTTCTCAAATATGTTCCCCACTCATTATTCTTTTCTCATGAATATTAAGGAGTAATTGGTAATTTgaaatcaaaatatttaaacacTTAACCCCATATACTAGACGCTACTATAATAATGTATATCTAGTAACCTTTTCTGGTATTGGCATCTAGAAAGACAATGTGTTTCCTTCCCTGTTgtcaaaattgtaaattttaacCCTAGTAATGCGACAAAGACAACTCCTCTACGCAAAATGTTGAGCACTGCTATAAGTCTGGCACTCATAGACGTatgaatttttgccaaatttaccataaaattttgtaattcttCACACATGTTCCGTTATAATCCATAAAAAAAACTTATGAACTTGAAAGCCTTTTTAATACAATAAATATGATTAAGATATTCattcacttaaaaaaaaatgctctTGAAATGCAATCATTTAATTAAAACACatacatttttacaaaaatatctgTCAAAATTAACCATAcaatcaaaaaatatttcattgtgaTTTTTATGATCAAAAAGCCCAATTAtgtcagaaaaaaatatatgcaatGACGTGTCCGGGTGATACAAAAATATATGATAATTGACAATTTTCTCATAAATAAACCCACTCCTGTTGCGGTTGGAATCAAGCCAACCAAAACGTTGAGTGAAAAATCATGAATTCGTTTTATTATAATGAACACCATTGGCAACAAAAACCCACTGAACAAAACCAAAGAAATAGGAATAAATACTGTTGGAAAAAACTTAATATCTCTCATGCAGAATACCATACTTAAATGAAGCAGATTGGACGGTGGTACAAAGTGGGTAAAATGACCTATCTGAATCGTATTTGGTGTTAAAGACCAcgtaaaaaaatgttggacaaaaagaataaaaaaagaacTCCTAGGGGCTCCGGAAGTCAAATTGGAGATTTTGTTAGTATGGGAACTGAATTTGTTAATGAACGGAAAAGTATCCAGTcaacatttcaaaataaaattcaaaatattaaaatgttgaattgttttcactttgtattttaaagtatatttttcaatttgaatttaaaaatgtagATTCACCTTAAACATTTTTGGACCAAAACTAtcgttatttaaaaaaaaagtaaagtttccAATATAATTTTAGATTACAAGCAATTTcagatttgattaaaaaaaaaaagaattaaatacattaatattaattgaaatattttttttttcacttacatttttaattgatttttttgtgaaataatGCAACAACatgttttgaaatttaaatttttttcttcatagactttttttatggaaaaaaactATTTCGCTGGTGAAGAAATTGTCATAAGTGAGTAGAACACATTATCTTATTTACCAGAAAATAgtccaaatattttaaaacgtTTAAAACAAGGTAATCACTATTTTCATTTGTAGTTGGATTTTGAATACGTCTTTAAAAATTCAATCCAAAATGTATGTCGTCTTTTACTGAAATCCTGGCGCCTTTGGCAAGACACGAAAAGTTTAGGCTGCCTGCTTACGTCTATCGCAATAGGTTTTGTTctttgaaaattggataatcaTCTATTGATACCATAAATCAATTAAACCTGCAGAATCTTCATACCATTCTTCGTCGGCTGTACCAAAAGTTATATTGCATAGTCGGAAAATGGAGACAAAGTTAAATGAAGTAAAGTAGAGTTTATCACAGGATAGATTTGCTTGCAATACAAGGCATCtgttatttttaaatgtttgccATATTTAAAGATCCTTTGGTTCCGCAGGtatattttgaccaaattaGACACATGCAGTGTGTGTGTTAACTCAAATTCACGTAATTACTCTGCAATGATTTCTTCGATATGTTTTGCAGTTCGGAAAAATATCGCTCCATCCATAAATGACATATAAGCCATGCTCAGCAACACACCTAGATATTTGGAATAAAATGATGGCATAGTAACAAAATTGTTCATTATTATCGATTTATTCTTTTTATTCAAATGTGTTATCTTTAAAAGGTCATGAATAATTGATTTATCATACAGCGGTTAGCCGAGTGTGCGCGCTTTAACCCTTTTCAATTGTTTAATGCCTGGTACGAGATTCttcttcaattaaaaaaaaaaatcaattatttgCTTTACCAttaattattttgtatttaCCATTAATGttaattacaaaataatttccaaaaatcaaaattaaatttaataaagtttcCGTACCTTCGAATATTATCTCGATGAATAAAAGAAATGGATAACTAATTTagttattttatttagttttggtTAGATTTTCCTAATAGCAAGAAAATAAACTGAGAACAATCATCGTATCCAGTGAGTTTATCAACGTGAAATAAATTCGTAATTTTAAGAGCTTTTTTGCTTAATGTTAGCTTAAAAACTATTTCAAATGTTTTAATTAGTAATACTAGTTTGTATACAGTGAATTTCAACTGgtttaaatttacattttgaaaaaaatgtcaaaattaaaaaattagacTTTAGAAAAAACTTTTGAACTTAGTATTAACAAATTCGATTTCCTAATAAAAATGTCCCAACATTTCTTTCAGTTTACAATTGTTTACTATATATACTACATTATCATATATATgtgactttttttataaaaaaaaatactttacaCTTCCGTTGGTTCAGCTTTTACAATTCCGCTGTAGGCGGCATCACAGACAAGCTTCTGGGAGGTTTTGGAGACTACATAATTCCTTATTATGGATGACTTTGGAGAGGCATTCCTACCGTTCAATGGCATTTGCTCAACTATGGCAATGTCTCCCTGTTGTAGCACCATGTGCGATCGAATGGCATGAGCACCATTTGTTCTGTCGGGAGCTTTTTGGCATGGATCTATGCTATTGTTTATAGTTAAATTAATTATCGTACTGCAAGTGCTAGTAGGCCTTATGAATATATTGGAGGTATTTACGTTGCTAAACATGAGACTAGATGATGTgggatgttgatgatgattggAGTTATTTGAATGAGCTGAGGATCGGCTGCTATTAGTTTTGGTATTGAGGTTCCTTCGGTAATTAAAGCTGCTGTACCCATTTAGTTTTGCTTTCGTCCATAGGCTGTCGCAACCCAACAGTCTTTTAACACCGCGTCGCACTCGTTTGTTACGATAGGCAAATATGAAAGCTGAACTGAGATTTGCTAATAGAATCATAAAAATAGCCAACTCATTCGATAGTAGGAAGCTAGCAGCTGATACTCTGTTTTGAAGTAAAACCAGAAGACCGAAAGGCATATAAGAGGTAAGGAACATAATAACCACTAATATGCTAATGCGTGCTGCTCTGGACTCTTCGCGATACTTGAAGAGTGAGGACGCATTTGAAAGCCTATGTCGTAGGGAGGACATATATCCCAAAGCCTTCGGCGAGGTATGTACGTTTGCCATCTGCAACGAGTGCTTTTCAAGTTGAGAAGTCGGAGAACGCTCATTGATTTCCTGATAATTGCCTTGGACAAAGGGGCTCGCTTCAGCATTTTGTAGATGTTGAACTTGTTGTAAGTTTCGTTGGAGATTTAGTGATGAAAGTACTTGTCGTACATGTTGTTGATGTTCATATGAAGATGTAGTCAATGGATTATGGTTTTGTGGCAAAGAAAAAGCTTCAACTTCCACATTTGCTGCTTCTAGAGTAACTAGAACGTTTTCTGTCTGGTGCTGTTGTATATCAATCTCCACCGTATTGTCTTTTTTACCATCCAATTCCGATAGCCTATCCTCAGATATTGGAGTGGATTCCTTTTGGGGACAATATGTTAATCCATGTTCCTGTGGCTGTTTATCAATACTCATCTGCAAGCCCCCACCTTGGGTTGAGGTGGAAGAGATAGAACTTCGATGCATTAAATTCAAGGAACTCTGCATCAAAGGTGACGATCCATTTTGTCGCATTCTTAGTCCATTTCCTCTAGCCTCGTTGATGATACGCCAATACATGCCGCATACAAAAACGAATGGCAGCAAAACTATTAGCACAAAATACAAACATGAAAATGTtaattcaaaaatgttgttgGAAGAACTAAGGCTGGAAAAGTACGTAGTATACTCAGTGTTATCTTTTCTGACAAGGGTATCCGCCTCAAAGTCAATCTCTCTTAGGGCCGACAAAGCACCAAACAAGATACCCATTGACCATGTCAATGCGATCAAAATCCATGACTTGAGTCCggaaatacgaatatgataacgCAATGGATCTGTAACAGCGCACCAAGTATCACCCACAACCAAAAGAACCGCCATGGCGCCAAGTGCAGCAACCATATCAATGGACCATGACCTCATTTGGAAATTATGCCATGGCTGTTGTTCAATTTGTTCTTCGTCTGGCGTAGATTCCATATGCTTACTAAAGCTCTCCTCCTCAATCTCAGTGATGACCAGAGTTTCAACACTCTCGTCTATGGTCAGTTCGCGACAGTATGTGTCGTTACATTTGTATATTGTCTCGATTGTTCTTGAGCCAGCCCCAACGCCATCGTTGGCCTCCTTGCCACTGCTGCTATTCCGCCGGACGATGAAACCCTCCTTCTCCACCAATCTACCATTGTGTCTTATGGTCAGTTGGTGGTTTCCAGGTTTGGAGTAAAACTCAATGCTGTCATCATTCTCATTAGGCGATAAAAAGCTTAAACCAGACTCGCTGGAACCGGTTGTAATGCCCGCACCATCATTGCTGCCACCACCCGGACCTCCGACAAACTCACCGCCGCTCAGAAACAAGGTGGGCGCAAGCACAACACAGCCAACCAAATTTATTATGACTAGATTGATTGTGAATCGATTCGCAGTTGTGCGCAGACCTGGTGTCACCCAGAAGGCAGCCAGTGCCAATATATTTATGAGAAACGACAGTATGAGTACGACAAATATCAAAACATCTATTGTCATCATTTAGCATAATTAATTCAAGCGATATTTAcggttttcaaaattttaaaactgctcgtgtttttgttttggcaatgtttagttattttttttttgactcctCTTCTTCTCTCCCTGTGTAGGTCTTCGGATGATGACTTCTTTTTACGGTGTTTCTTTTCCAGTGTTTGTTGatacaaaattgaacttcagcttgtttttgttttattccaaTCGTAGAGCTGGACTTTTTTCGGGCGGAATGGGGGTGCGGAGTCGTCTATTCCGTCAGTCACCAcagtttcttttattcgtgcgTGCGTCTGTCTCTCTTACATATGTGTAGTATATGTGTTTATGCaattgtgtgtttgtgtggggTGAGTTGACATCACTTGGACGCACTTGTTTCAAAGTTCCCCGCTAAGTTGTCGTTTCGTGTTTTTAGTTTGCTGGGTTATTATGGTTCTCAGAATGTTTCGATTTAGTTTAGTTCTAAAATTCCACGAAGAAGCTGCTGTTCCTGACACAGTAATCACtgttttcacttcacttcaattttgtaatttgtttcTGTTTTCAGCACAATTTTAGTAATTGTAGTAATGACAAGCGACGGTCATACACATAGATACATGAAAATACGAAGAGTATGGGTTGCTTttgttaacaaaatatttattttctttaacacGTTTATTGTGTGTAGCCGTCACGGTTGTAAACACCAATGTGTATAtgttcaaatttattttcaatgcgTCGTTCGTTGTAGGTGTGTGCCTTTGTTATTCGACAGATTTTTCATTAGTATTCGTTTTATCAGTTGCAGCTAGATTCGCGTCTATTCGCAGTACGGTATTTTCGCCCTTCTTGTTATTTCGTTCTCATACACAACGCGCCAACTTGCCGACTAGCGATCCGCACTCTTTAGCTTTTCAAGCACAACTGACCGCTGAGCATTGGGCAAACGGTCTTGTGAACAGAGTTGCCACGAATACTGCCGATTGTAACAACACAACACGTCTCTCAATAAAAGTGCGAAAATAACATATTTTTGTAGTGCTAGAAcatgttttcaaatttaaaaatcaataaCAATATGATTGACTCATAAAAATTGAGAGAGCCAATCATTTAGAGAATGCTTGTAATGGGATAAATATTGAACGATCATCTATAAAGGTTTATTACACAGATTACTTCTTATCTTTACCTAtaggcaaaaagaaaaaaactttcaataGTCCGTAGAATTGCTTGCCCAAATATTAGTGCCAGATTTGTAACATAACATAAGATGTACATAGGTACAAATCGATGTGTTTATTTGAATGTTCTTATACATACTTTTAGTAATAGATACACTGAAAAAAGGGAGTATCTGATTGTCTAGTAAAAAGTTTACCCCAATATGgtatgaaaatttattaatatcaTATCCTATtaccaaaaaattgcatttatttcATGTAATTGGAACAAGTATATAAATTTGCAAAACTGTTTTCCCTAGTACCAATTAAAAAATCGTTGACTTAAGTCTAAAAATACTAGCGGCATGAAAAATAACAACTGGTTAAactagttttaaaaaaattttttaggaaatttccaTACCCACTTTAAGTGTGTGGGCTAATTGCAATTTCTTAGAACATAGGATACGTTCCCAcagtttatgaaaatttcataaacgaagagaacattttaaaaacagtaataaaatttttaaaccaattttgggtaaAGTTTTTACTATATAATACCgtactctttttttttcaaaatacgaCTGCATGCAGAAAAagaatgaaaaacaaataaaagcgtgctatgttcgccgcgccgaatcttatataccctccaccatgaatctcatttgtcaagttctttggtcgatatctctttatagacaaaatatgcttcaaaatatttattttttaatttatatttcctAAAAGAAAGTGGAATAAATTGTCTTTCCTTCATGAGCCTCTCTTCATTGCCGTGAATACCGTCTGTAAAAAGTAAAgtgaacaaaataatttatatacatattaaagTGAATCGTAATAAATACCAATATTAGCATTTTGCGCACAATTCcacgaaatctagatccacatGAAGGAATACTGCATTTGTTATCTTCCGTCATCAGCGACTTTTCCAAGCCAATATAGTCTCTATAGGGATAAtaacatattaaaattaaataatattcaTAAATACCTCATCTACCTTCTTCCATGTCCTCAAATTTGTTTCGTTTGGAATGTACTCTTAATAGAATAATTATTTTTACTaaacaattattatttaataaattattttattttgttgagggataaataaaaaccacactttctatttttcttgatgTTTTTTGTCTACCCACGCCTCTATGTCTATGATAGAAACTAGAAATATATTTGGCTAATTCTCACTTCttcgcattacatatgtgtgaaagagGACACAACAGAACGCAGAAATATATACTcacaatttgtattattaaataacaatttaatacctacaattaaaaatatgttcaaagtaTGTCTTTTTTACTAATCaccataataaagggtgatttttttgaggttaggattttcatgcattagtatttgacagatcacgtgggatttcagacatggtgtcaaagagaaagatgctcagtatgctttgacatttcatcatgaatagacttactaacgagcaacgcttgcaaatcattgaattttattaccaaaatcagtgttcggttcgaaatgtgttcattcaccgtaacgttgcgtccaacagcatccaatacaagtaaaagcgtgcttagttcggccgggccgaatcttgggaacccaccaccatggattctgctaaacatttatataaaataacaagtaaaaaggcgttaagttcggctgggccgaactttggatacccaccacctcgggtatatatgtaaaccacctttcatcaaaattcggtgaaaatttcataccttatattcatatacctcataccgatctgaactatatacgacacggatgttgaaaagccgaacataagtcgctgtgtcaaatttcagtgaaatcggattataaatgcgccttttatggggccaagactttaaatcgagatatcggtctacatggcagctatatccaaatctagaccgatttgggccaagttgcataaacatatcgaaaagcctaacacaaagcactgtcccaaatttcggcgaaatcggacaataaatgcctcttttatgggccctaaaccttaaatcgagagatcggtctatatgacagctatatccaaatctggaccgatctgggcaaaattaacgaaggatgtcgatgggccttacacaattcactgtcccgaatttcatcaaaatcggataataaatgtggcttttgtgggcctaagacccttaaccggaggatcggtctatatggcagctatatccacatctgaaccgatctggtccaatttaacgaaggaagtcgaagggcctaaaacaactcactgtcccaaatttcagcgaaatcggataataaatgtggcttttatgggccttagaccctaaatcgaaggatcggtctatatggcagctatatccaaatctggaccgatctgagccaaattgacgaaggatgtcgaagggcctaacgcaaatcactgccccaaatttcaacaaaatcggataataaatgtggctttaatgggcctaagaccctaaatcggcggatcggtctatatgggggctatatcaagatatagtccgatatagcccatcttcgaacttaacctgcttatggacaaaaaaagaatctgtgcaaaatttcagctaaatgtctctatttttaaagtctgtagcgtgatttcaacagacagacggacagacggacggacatgtctagatcatcttagatttttacgctgatcaagaatatatatactttatagggtcggaaatggatatttcgatgtgttgcaaacggaatgacaaaatgaatatacccccatccgtcggtggtgggtataaaaatgtagttgTAGGGcagaattttattcaaaataccaaacttctctctcaaatcaacaaaaatttaaactttcagAAACCAAACAAGGACGATCGAAAGAAcgttttacatgggagctatattaggttatagaccggttcggATTGTACATtgtacatgtaaaatttcatccaaatcgaacaaaatttgcggcttacaggggctgaagaagacaaatcaggagatcgttttatatgacgtAGCCAGGGAAGGGccctcaataaaattttttctaaagacttaaTTTTAagggctaaatttcagcgaaaactctCTCTCGAAAACAACCTAACCTCTATATTatatgcttatctgtcccaaacaatATTTCCTAAAATTGTCTCtatggaaaaatttcaataaatattttcaaagttgAAATTTTAACCCATTCCGCCTGGCCCTCGATTg from the Stomoxys calcitrans chromosome 1, idStoCalc2.1, whole genome shotgun sequence genome contains:
- the LOC106095356 gene encoding uncharacterized protein LOC106095356, whose amino-acid sequence is MMTIDVLIFVVLILSFLINILALAAFWVTPGLRTTANRFTINLVIINLVGCVVLAPTLFLSGGEFVGGPGGGSNDGAGITTGSSESGLSFLSPNENDDSIEFYSKPGNHQLTIRHNGRLVEKEGFIVRRNSSSGKEANDGVGAGSRTIETIYKCNDTYCRELTIDESVETLVITEIEEESFSKHMESTPDEEQIEQQPWHNFQMRSWSIDMVAALGAMAVLLVVGDTWCAVTDPLRYHIRISGLKSWILIALTWSMGILFGALSALREIDFEADTLVRKDNTEYTTYFSSLSSSNNIFELTFSCLYFVLIVLLPFVFVCGMYWRIINEARGNGLRMRQNGSSPLMQSSLNLMHRSSISSTSTQGGGLQMSIDKQPQEHGLTYCPQKESTPISEDRLSELDGKKDNTVEIDIQQHQTENVLVTLEAANVEVEAFSLPQNHNPLTTSSYEHQQHVRQVLSSLNLQRNLQQVQHLQNAEASPFVQGNYQEINERSPTSQLEKHSLQMANVHTSPKALGYMSSLRHRLSNASSLFKYREESRAARISILVVIMFLTSYMPFGLLVLLQNRVSAASFLLSNELAIFMILLANLSSAFIFAYRNKRVRRGVKRLLGCDSLWTKAKLNGYSSFNYRRNLNTKTNSSRSSAHSNNSNHHQHPTSSSLMFSNVNTSNIFIRPTSTCSTIINLTINNSIDPCQKAPDRTNGAHAIRSHMVLQQGDIAIVEQMPLNGRNASPKSSIIRNYVVSKTSQKLVCDAAYSGIVKAEPTEV